TAACtagtttcaataaaaaaaataggccAAATTCTGGTTTTGATCCCTCTACTGTGGTTAAATTCGAATTTTAGTCCATACTTTAGTTTTACATTTCAGTTAACTCATTTGATAATCTTTTCTGAAGGGATACTAAAAGGAATTCACGTTAGAATTTTAACCTAGTATTTGCATCAGGACTAATTAATGCGATTATAAAAGTAAGataaaaagtacagggactaaattataatttcgaACCTGTTAGaagaaccaaaaccaaaatttgaccataaaaaatatatataggcGTTACTTTTGCAGACCTTCTTCGGATTGGTTAATTAATAAACGAGCGTTTAAGCTTTCCTAGTCACTCTTTctttaatataaacaatatagCTTCAAGTAGggaacattattttaattattttctttttggttacaTGTGAATGCAGACCTTAAGCTTCAGCAATTCCAAGAACGTGGTCGTCGACAGATTAACATCACTAAACAGCCAGATGTTCCACATCGTAATCAACGGCTGCCACAATGTGAAAATGCAAGGAGTGACCGTCATTGCTTCCGGTAACAGCCCCAACACCGACGGTATTCACGTACAACTATCGAGTGGCGTCACCATCCTCAACTCCAATATTCAAACCGGTGACGATTGCATCTCGATTGGCCCCGGTGCAACAAATCTCTGGATCGAGAAGATAACATGTGGCCCCGGTCACGGTATCAGGTAAAACCAATCACCACCACCGCCACAATCACCATCAGAAATTatgcatgtacatatatatattgacatAATATTATGCAGCATTGGGAGCTTGGGGAAGGACCAAAATGAAGCAGGAGTGCAGAATGTGACGGTGAAAACAGCCAAATTCATGGGTACCCAAAATGGGGTGAGGATAAAGTCATGGGCAAGACCCAGCAGTGGTTTTGCACGGAATATTGTATTCCAACATATCGTTATGAAGAATGTGGAAAACCCCATTGTGATTGACCAAAACTACTGCCCTGGCAACAACAATTGTCCTGATCAGGTACGTCAAACCTTAATTTGGAGCATTTGGTATTATTGTCTATATCCAATAGGGGCATAAGATGTGATGGTTTTTTGGCGAATTTTGGACAGGTATCGGGAGTTAAGGTAAGTAATGTAAGATACCAGGACATACATGGAACATCGGCGACACAAGTTGCAGTGAAATTCGATTGCAGTGCTAAACATCCATGCAGTGGGATACGATTGGAAGAGGTGAAACTTA
The sequence above is a segment of the Gossypium raimondii isolate GPD5lz chromosome 4, ASM2569854v1, whole genome shotgun sequence genome. Coding sequences within it:
- the LOC105778790 gene encoding polygalacturonase, whose protein sequence is MATLPPLFLPLILFLSFNSSLAALLNLNVLSFGAKPDGTTDSTNAFLSAWTRACASTNPATIYVPKGRFLLRSVNFRGKCNNNAISFRIDGTLVAPVDYRIIGKADNWISFQYVDGVSIYGGKLDAKGTGLWACKNSGKACPSGATTLSFSNSKNVVVDRLTSLNSQMFHIVINGCHNVKMQGVTVIASGNSPNTDGIHVQLSSGVTILNSNIQTGDDCISIGPGATNLWIEKITCGPGHGISIGSLGKDQNEAGVQNVTVKTAKFMGTQNGVRIKSWARPSSGFARNIVFQHIVMKNVENPIVIDQNYCPGNNNCPDQVSGVKVSNVRYQDIHGTSATQVAVKFDCSAKHPCSGIRLEEVKLTYKNEVAEASCKHAAGTISGVVQPTSCL